One window of Streptomyces sp. SUK 48 genomic DNA carries:
- a CDS encoding ATP-binding protein, whose translation MATVELRFSALPEHVRTARLVAAAVARRAGVDEAVLDEVRLAVGEACSRAVGLHQVGGIDAPVKVALIEEEKQFSIEVGDEAPHAVPAERVAGGAAADADVEAEEDEMGLAVISGLVDDVEVTTGQNGGLIRMTWPAAPPAVPVG comes from the coding sequence ATGGCCACCGTCGAACTCCGCTTCAGCGCGCTGCCCGAGCACGTCAGGACCGCCCGGCTGGTGGCGGCCGCGGTGGCGCGCAGGGCCGGAGTGGACGAGGCCGTCCTGGACGAGGTGCGGCTCGCCGTGGGCGAGGCGTGCTCCCGTGCCGTGGGGCTCCACCAGGTCGGCGGCATCGACGCGCCGGTGAAGGTGGCGCTGATCGAGGAGGAGAAACAGTTCTCCATCGAGGTCGGCGACGAAGCCCCGCACGCGGTCCCCGCCGAGCGGGTGGCCGGGGGCGCGGCGGCGGACGCGGACGTGGAGGCCGAGGAGGACGAGATGGGCCTCGCGGTCATCAGCGGTCTCGTGGACGACGTCGAGGTCACCACCGGGCAGAACGGCGGACTGATCCGCATGACCTGGCCCGCCGCCCCGCCGGCGGTCCCCGTCGGCTGA
- the bldG gene encoding anti-sigma factor antagonist BldG, with the protein MDLSLSTRTVGDRTVVEVGGEIDVYTAPKLREQLVELVNDGNFHLVVDMEGVDFLDSTGLGVLVGGLKRVRAHEGSLRLVCNQERILKIFRITGLTKVFPIHTSVEEAVAATD; encoded by the coding sequence GTGGACCTGTCCCTGTCGACCCGTACCGTCGGCGATCGTACGGTCGTCGAGGTCGGTGGCGAAATCGATGTATACACCGCGCCCAAGCTGCGCGAGCAGCTGGTCGAGCTGGTGAACGACGGCAATTTCCATCTTGTCGTCGACATGGAGGGCGTGGACTTCCTCGACTCCACCGGACTCGGCGTGCTGGTCGGCGGCCTGAAGCGAGTGCGTGCCCATGAGGGCTCGCTGCGCCTGGTCTGCAACCAGGAGCGCATTCTCAAGATCTTCCGTATCACCGGCCTCACCAAGGTGTTCCCGATCCACACCTCGGTCGAGGAAGCGGTGGCGGCCACCGACTGA